Below is a window of Lentisphaerota bacterium DNA.
AACATTTGAGGGGGCTGCCAATAACGTCGCATAATATATGTTATGTAAAGTCTTGCTCCGTCTTTTCGAATAATTGCCTGAAAACAAAGGGCATCAACTGATCATCATCATCTGACGCAATTCGGTGAGCCGCGCTTCAATCTCGGACAACGTCAACCGCTCCAGCCGTTCCAAGCTGAACGCTTCTACGCCAAACGACGCCACCGTCGCTCCATAAAGCAAGGAGGTTCTGATCGCCGCCTCGTCGGTTCGCCCGGAACGCGCCAGATGCCCCAGGAAACCGCCGGCAAAGGTGTCACCGGCGCCGGTCGGATCAGCCACCGCATCAACCGGATAGGCCGGAATGATCGCCAGCCCAGCCTTGGAGAAAAGCTGCGCGCCGTGCTCGCCCTTCTTGATCACCACGTAACGCGGCCCCATCGCCAGAATCGCCGCCGCGCACTCCCGCAGGTTGTGCCGACCGGTCAGCAACCGGGCTTCGCCGTCGTTGAGCATCAGCAGATCCACCCGGCTGATCACGCGTTCCAGCGCCTCCCGCGCAATAGTGATCCACAGATCCATCGTGTCGGCAATGACGAATTGCGCCCCGCAGGCCTGATTCAAGACATGCTCCTGCAGGTCCGGCCCGATGTTGCCCAACAGCACATACGGCGCGCTTCGAAAGGCATCCGGCAGTTCCGGCTTGAAGTCGGCAAACACACCCAGCTCCGTCCGGATCGTCCGGCGGTTGATGAAATCCGCCGCATACTCCCCGCTCCAACGAAAGGTCGGGCCGGGCGCGCGCTGCAAGCCGGTTAAATCGATGCCAAAAGATCGATATCGCGCCACAAACGCCTCTGGAAAATCCGAACCGACGATGCCCACCGCGCCGACGCGCGCGAAGAATGACGCGGCGGCGCAGGCGTAAGTCACCGAACCGCCCAATACATTCCTGCGGGATTCCACCGGCGTGGCGATATCATCAATCCCGATCGAGCCGACCACCCAGATATCGACCGCACGCGTCGCTCCGCACGCGCCGGCCTCCGTCATCCCATCGTTCATCGTGTCCCTACCTTTTCTGATTGAGATAATGTGCGATCGCATCGAATGCCAGGATATACCCGTAGCCCCCAAAACCCATGATCTGGCCGATGCACACCGGAACCGTCAGGCTTTGATGACGAAACGGCTCGCGGCTATGCGTGTTCGACACATGCACTTCGACGCAGGGCAGCCCGCAGGCGCTGATGGCATCGCGCACAGCCACGCTGGTGTGCGTATAGGCGGCCGGATTGATGATGATGCCGTCGCACATCCCGCGGCTCGTCCCGATGTAACGCACCAAATCCCCCTCGACATCGCTCTGATAATGCTCAACCGATCCGCCTGCGGAAGCCGCATGCTGGGTCACAGCCCGCACGATGCCATCGAGTGTCTCACGGCCATAAATTCCGGGCTCCCGTGTTCCCAGCAAGGCCAGATTGGGTCCGTTCACAATCCGTATGCGTATGTTCATGGGCATCCTACTCCTTTTCTCCGAGCCCCGGCCGGTCAGGATGTGCGCGTGCACAGCCTCCACGCGGCGTCGACGCGCGCCGCAACTGGGCAACCGGTATGCGGTGTTGCTGATGATCGCCTGACCGCACAATCACGATACCGCGCAACACGTCGTGGCCAATAACCACGCCGCTCACTTCGGGCCCGTGAACGTCAGTGCCAATGGGCGGCAAGGCATCCATCGCCTCACAGTATTGCTCATATTCGAACCGCAGGCAACACTTGATCCGTTCGCAGCCGCCGTTGAGACTCGTGGGCAGCAGCGGGATGCCCTGAATCTTGGCCATGCGGATATTGATCGGAACAAACTCTTTCTGCCACGTGCAGCAGCAATAGGCGCGGCCGCAGCAGCCGATCCCTCCGATCATGGCGCATAACTCCCGCGGCCAAACCGGTTTCAGATCGATGCGGGCTTTGATATCAACGGGAATCAGGGCGAGGACGCGCTTGGCATCCAATTCCTCATCACATCCGAATTGGATCGCAAACCGGTCGTGGTTCAGGCTGTAATGCGCATTCAGCGGCTTGAACGACAGACCGCTGGCCCGCACCCGTTCGGTGATCCGCCCCAAGTCAATTTTGGCTGCGGCCCGGTTGGCCTCGATCCGGCTCTGATCGGCCTCTGTGGCAATCCGGATGAATGTGGCGGTCGGCAGATGTTCCGCCGGGGCGTCGTCCACGACCACACCGTTCTCTGCGCAATCGTCAATCGCCACGATCACGGCGTCGCCCGCGCCGGGCACACGCGTGCCGGCCTTCAGGCGACAGATCAGCGCCCCTTTTCCAATGACATGCACCACACACAGTTGTTCCAAACCCGTCATACCCGTTTCTCCGCTTGAACACCCGTAACGATGCGGTCC
It encodes the following:
- a CDS encoding sugar kinase; the protein is MTEAGACGATRAVDIWVVGSIGIDDIATPVESRRNVLGGSVTYACAAASFFARVGAVGIVGSDFPEAFVARYRSFGIDLTGLQRAPGPTFRWSGEYAADFINRRTIRTELGVFADFKPELPDAFRSAPYVLLGNIGPDLQEHVLNQACGAQFVIADTMDLWITIAREALERVISRVDLLMLNDGEARLLTGRHNLRECAAAILAMGPRYVVIKKGEHGAQLFSKAGLAIIPAYPVDAVADPTGAGDTFAGGFLGHLARSGRTDEAAIRTSLLYGATVASFGVEAFSLERLERLTLSEIEARLTELRQMMMIS
- the aroQ gene encoding type II 3-dehydroquinate dehydratase, which produces MRIRIVNGPNLALLGTREPGIYGRETLDGIVRAVTQHAASAGGSVEHYQSDVEGDLVRYIGTSRGMCDGIIINPAAYTHTSVAVRDAISACGLPCVEVHVSNTHSREPFRHQSLTVPVCIGQIMGFGGYGYILAFDAIAHYLNQKR